One genomic region from Argentina anserina chromosome 2, drPotAnse1.1, whole genome shotgun sequence encodes:
- the LOC126784712 gene encoding uncharacterized protein LOC126784712, whose amino-acid sequence MARSLLPLVLASLLALATLHETQAIEYIVENRAENTPGGVRFRDELGVDYTKQRMRDATEFIWNLFKETTAAERRDTPRISLFVEVRDGIAASSGDIIHVSAKYMEDLTAANLKKDFNWVIYHEVTHSLQRNGNGQAPTGLVEGIAEFVTLTSGFIYDGFAQPGDGNNWDEGYGVTARFLEYCNGLKDGFVAELNKKMIDGYSDDFFNQLLGKTVDQLWTDYKAKYAN is encoded by the exons ATGGCTCGCTCTCTCCTTCCTTTGGTCTTGGCCTCTCTCTTAGCCCTAGCTACTCTCCATGAAACTCAAGCTATTGAGTACATCGTCGAGAACCGGGCTGAGAACACCCCTGGCGGAGTCCGGTTTAGAGACGAATTAGGCGTGGACTACACCAAGCAAAGAATGAGAGACGCCACTGAGTTCATTTGGAACCTCTTTAAGGAAACTACAGCTGCAGAAAGAAGGGACACCCCACGCATAAGCTTGTTTGTCGAAGTAAGAGATGGCATTGCGGCTTCGAGCGGTGACATAATTCATGTTTCAGCCAAGTACATGGAG GACCTAACGGCAGCAAACCTCAAAAAAGACTTCAACTGGGTAATTTACCATGAGGTCACACACTCATTGCAGAGGAATGGAAATGGTCAAGCTCCTACCGGATTAGTAGAAGGAATTGCAGAGTTTGTAACCTTGACGTCTGGCTTTATATACGACGGGTTTGCTCAACCTGGTGATGGTAACAATTGGGACGAGGGTTACGGCGTAACTGCTCGGTTTCTGGAGTATTGCAATGGCCTTAAAGACGGGTTTGTGGCAGAACTTAATAAGAAGATGATAGATGGTTACAGTGACGATTTCTTTAACCAGTTGCTGGGGAAGACAGTCGATCAGCTGTGGACTGACTACAAAGCCAAATATGCAAATTAA
- the LOC126784707 gene encoding G2/mitotic-specific cyclin S13-7-like isoform X2, producing the protein MASRVVDQQQVRGMAVAGGGVKPVKKAVPDGRNRKPLGEIGNQQAVRGIEVKPNRPITRNFRAQLLANAQAAAANENNKKQVCVNVNGAPAVLDELVPVKRAEAPKEVPKKLVIVKPKPKEVIEISPDTVDGLIEKAKPEKKKEGASKKKSAPTLSSVLTARSKAACGLTNKPKEVIVDIDAKDVGNDLAAVEYVEDMYKFYKLVEHENRPHDYMDSQPEINESMRAILMDWLVSVHSKFELSPESFYLTINIIDRFLSVKTVPRRELQLVGISAMLIASKYEEIWPPQVDDFVSLSDKAYSNVQILVMEKMILGKLEWTLTVPTLYVFLVRFIKAAIPDEQMENLVYYLAELGMMHYGILMYCPSMIAASAVYAAKCTLNKSPDWCDTLKLHTGFSESQLIDCSKVLVSLHAKAAKNKLQGVYKKYLSADRGAVALLTPAKSLLPPAKASGRSS; encoded by the exons ATGGCTTCGAGAGTCGTTGATCAACAACAAGTGAGAG GTATGGCAGTGGCTGGAGGAGGAGTTAAGCCAGTGAAGAAGGCTGTGCCCGATGGAAGGAACAGAAAGCCATTGGGTGAGATTGGTAACCAGCAAGCTgttagaggaattgaggtcaAGCCTAATCGACCCATTACAAG GAACTTCCGGGCTCAATTACTCGCTAATGCCCAGGCTGCAGCAGCTAATGAGAACAACAAG AAACAAGTTTGTGTGAATGTAAATGGTGCTCCTGCTGTTCTTGATGAACTTGTGCCAGTTAAGAGAGCTGAGGCACCCAAGGAAGTGCCAAAGAAACTTGTTATTGTTAAGCCAAAGCCCAAGGAAGTCATCGAAATTAGCCCTGACACAGTTGATGGCTTGATTGAAAAGGCTAAGcctgagaagaagaaagaaggagCTTCAAAGAAGAAATCAGCACCAACTCTCTCTTCTGTCCTTACTGCTAGAAGCAAG GCTGCTTGTGGTTTGACTAATAAACCAAAGGAAGTGATTGTTGATATTGATGCCAAAGATGTTGGTAATGACTTGGCTGCTGTTGAATATGTTGAGGACATGTACAAGTTCTATAAGCTTGTTGAG cACGAGAACCGCCCTCATGACTATATGGACTCACAACCTGAGATTAATGAAAGCATGAGAGCTATTCTGATGGATTGGCTGGTATCTGTTCACAGCAAATTCGAGCTTTCTCCCGAGAGTTTCTACCTTACCATCAACATAATTGATCGCTTCCTTTCGGTCAAGACTGTGCCAAGGAGAGAGTTGCAGTTAGTTGGCATCAGTGCAATGCTTATTGCCTCAAAGTATGAAGAGATCTGGCCCCCTCAGGTGGATGACTTTGTTAGCCTTTCGGACAAGGCCTACAGTAatgtgcagatcttggtgatGGAGAAAATGATACTGGGCAAGTTGGAGTGGACCTTGACTGTGCCTACACTTTATGTGTTTTTGGTCCGGTTCATTAAAGCTGCAATTCCAGATGAACAA ATGGAAAACCTGGTCTACTATCTAGCTGAATTGGGAATGATGCATTACGGCATACTTATGTACTGCCCTTCTATGATTGCTGCATCTGCAGTCTATGCTGCTAAATGCACTCTGAACAAGAGCCCTGATTGGTGTGACACACTTAAGCTCCACACTGGTTTCTCCGAATCTCAACTAAT TGATTGTTCCAAAGTGTTGGTGAGCTTGCACGCAAAGGCTGCGAAAAACAAGCTTCAGGGTGTGtacaagaagtacttgagtgctGATAGAGGTGCTGTGGCTTTGCTGACTCCAGCCAAATCGCTTTTACCACCGGCCAAAGCTTCAGGAAGATCTTCATAG
- the LOC126784713 gene encoding uncharacterized protein LOC126784713, which produces MALNNSFLVSLLITLAGLHAAHAVDYTVTNNAGSSAGAVRFNNEIGADYSLQTLASAADFIWKVFQQSAVADRKSVDKVSLFIDNMDGVAYASNGEIHVSASYIAGYSGDVKKEFTGVLYHESTHVWQWNGNGQAPGGLIEGIADFVRLRAGYAPSHWVQPGDGDRWDQGYDVTARFLDYCTTLKDGFVAELNNKLKTGYSVNFFVEILGKNVDQLWADYKAKYGK; this is translated from the exons ATGGCACTCAACAATAGTTTCCTTGTTTCTCTTCTCATAACACTTGCAGGTCTTCACGCCGCTCATGCAGTTGACTACACAGTCACTAACAACGCTGGATCAAGCGCTGGTGCCGTCCGATTCAACAACGAGATCGGAGCAGACTACAGCTTGCAAACGCTAGCCTCTGCGGCTGACTTCATATGGAAAGTCTTCCAGCAAAGCGCGGTTGCTGATCGAAAGAGCGTAGACAAAGTCAGCTTGTTCATCGACAACATGGACGGCGTAGCGTATGCTTCTAACGGCGAGATTCATGTTAGCGCCAGCTACATAGCAGGCTACTCAG GCGACGTGAAGAAGGAGTTTACAGGTGTGCTCTACCACGAATCGACGCACGTATGGCAGTGGAATGGGAATGGTCAAGCCCCAGGTGGTTTGATTGAAGGAATTGCAGACTTTGTGAGGTTGAGGGCTGGGTATGCACCGAGTCACTGGGTTCAACCAGGTGATGGAGATAGATGGGACCAAGGTTATGATGTTACTGCCAGGTTTCTGGATTATTGTACTACTTTGAAAGACGGGTTTGTTGCAGAGTTGAACAACAAGTTGAAGACTGGTTATAGTGTTAACTTCTTTGTTGAAATCTTGGGGAAGAACGTTGATCAGCTATGGGCTGATTACAAGGCTAAATATGGCAAATAG
- the LOC126784707 gene encoding G2/mitotic-specific cyclin S13-7-like isoform X1, with protein sequence MASRVVDQQQVRGMAVAGGGVKPVKKAVPDGRNRKPLGEIGNQQAVRGIEVKPNRPITSDCRNFRAQLLANAQAAAANENNKKQVCVNVNGAPAVLDELVPVKRAEAPKEVPKKLVIVKPKPKEVIEISPDTVDGLIEKAKPEKKKEGASKKKSAPTLSSVLTARSKAACGLTNKPKEVIVDIDAKDVGNDLAAVEYVEDMYKFYKLVEHENRPHDYMDSQPEINESMRAILMDWLVSVHSKFELSPESFYLTINIIDRFLSVKTVPRRELQLVGISAMLIASKYEEIWPPQVDDFVSLSDKAYSNVQILVMEKMILGKLEWTLTVPTLYVFLVRFIKAAIPDEQMENLVYYLAELGMMHYGILMYCPSMIAASAVYAAKCTLNKSPDWCDTLKLHTGFSESQLIDCSKVLVSLHAKAAKNKLQGVYKKYLSADRGAVALLTPAKSLLPPAKASGRSS encoded by the exons ATGGCTTCGAGAGTCGTTGATCAACAACAAGTGAGAG GTATGGCAGTGGCTGGAGGAGGAGTTAAGCCAGTGAAGAAGGCTGTGCCCGATGGAAGGAACAGAAAGCCATTGGGTGAGATTGGTAACCAGCAAGCTgttagaggaattgaggtcaAGCCTAATCGACCCATTACAAG TGATTGCAGGAACTTCCGGGCTCAATTACTCGCTAATGCCCAGGCTGCAGCAGCTAATGAGAACAACAAG AAACAAGTTTGTGTGAATGTAAATGGTGCTCCTGCTGTTCTTGATGAACTTGTGCCAGTTAAGAGAGCTGAGGCACCCAAGGAAGTGCCAAAGAAACTTGTTATTGTTAAGCCAAAGCCCAAGGAAGTCATCGAAATTAGCCCTGACACAGTTGATGGCTTGATTGAAAAGGCTAAGcctgagaagaagaaagaaggagCTTCAAAGAAGAAATCAGCACCAACTCTCTCTTCTGTCCTTACTGCTAGAAGCAAG GCTGCTTGTGGTTTGACTAATAAACCAAAGGAAGTGATTGTTGATATTGATGCCAAAGATGTTGGTAATGACTTGGCTGCTGTTGAATATGTTGAGGACATGTACAAGTTCTATAAGCTTGTTGAG cACGAGAACCGCCCTCATGACTATATGGACTCACAACCTGAGATTAATGAAAGCATGAGAGCTATTCTGATGGATTGGCTGGTATCTGTTCACAGCAAATTCGAGCTTTCTCCCGAGAGTTTCTACCTTACCATCAACATAATTGATCGCTTCCTTTCGGTCAAGACTGTGCCAAGGAGAGAGTTGCAGTTAGTTGGCATCAGTGCAATGCTTATTGCCTCAAAGTATGAAGAGATCTGGCCCCCTCAGGTGGATGACTTTGTTAGCCTTTCGGACAAGGCCTACAGTAatgtgcagatcttggtgatGGAGAAAATGATACTGGGCAAGTTGGAGTGGACCTTGACTGTGCCTACACTTTATGTGTTTTTGGTCCGGTTCATTAAAGCTGCAATTCCAGATGAACAA ATGGAAAACCTGGTCTACTATCTAGCTGAATTGGGAATGATGCATTACGGCATACTTATGTACTGCCCTTCTATGATTGCTGCATCTGCAGTCTATGCTGCTAAATGCACTCTGAACAAGAGCCCTGATTGGTGTGACACACTTAAGCTCCACACTGGTTTCTCCGAATCTCAACTAAT TGATTGTTCCAAAGTGTTGGTGAGCTTGCACGCAAAGGCTGCGAAAAACAAGCTTCAGGGTGTGtacaagaagtacttgagtgctGATAGAGGTGCTGTGGCTTTGCTGACTCCAGCCAAATCGCTTTTACCACCGGCCAAAGCTTCAGGAAGATCTTCATAG
- the LOC126782484 gene encoding LOW QUALITY PROTEIN: DNA repair protein REV1 (The sequence of the model RefSeq protein was modified relative to this genomic sequence to represent the inferred CDS: inserted 7 bases in 6 codons; substituted 1 base at 1 genomic stop codon), which translates to MNSTSSKSASSSGSKSKRSFNSNTSSSNKTKTSANQKTLGVSWGANSLSSFQRSPFSDFGSYMVETNSKLQNQFETEASTSLSSERSVFCGVSIFVDGFTVPSSQELRAYMLNYGGRYENYFSRRRVTHIICSNLPDSKIKNLRSFSGGLPVVKPDWIVDSVAANKLLSWVPYQLEQVACNPPMLSAFFAPKIIQDSDDALRDSSDQVILESEDNSLVGTRLEDCNESVCISTEHGRESCRESDDMICENGNGHFGEKAYASEKYSDVKLEEVPSSDAEDSNSKQNELKSSTCLHLTSVISNCLPRSENIGSHXSHSTLGDPNFVENYFKSSRLHFIGTWRNWDRKRFPSSSKGLDDTDFNRSAPDSSLKTPIIHIDMDSFFVSVVVRQCPELKDRPVAVCHSDNPKGTAGISSANYPARDYGVRAGMFFRDAKALCPHLVILPYDFEAYEEVADQFYDILHKHCRKVQVLSCDEAFLDVTYLEGVDTDMLASTVRQEIFETTGCTASAGIGGNMLMAHLATRTAKPDGQCSIPPERVDDYLSELPIKTLPGIGHVLEEKLKRNVLTCGQMRMIPKMAFVPSCNEVLCTIGNLKLESFKCRNSMFDTLRYVKEIRGIGLQVSKLESVGASKQGLGKSSLKSWLKSAKANTEERSNIYSVDDGRICGADCEDRGTDQSVGPLCEKSLGIRTAVDNHRSSGETSVNQVSAPPPLCHLDLEVIESLPPDLFIELNGIYAGKLVDFXAKHKQELGAMSSHEQVDGAKKGSGRHXFNDMRLRDEIGPEPMHTVAEKHAXPSFVGGFCDVVVSVSTSELGNTDVMPASLSQVDPLVLQELPQELRVDLLEQLPAHRRSDLPSIAASDPLAGIPGESIGMGDRNHSTSDEPAFNKLWIGNPPRWVEEFKASXCMILNVLAKIYDKSGSSGNLSVILRSTIMECHHPLDSSSDSWIQAVYSFSQLLRQYVXIEEIYLCFRLLRRFKTKSKFFLQVYSDXFPYLQASFTDSYGGNLHI; encoded by the exons ATGAATTCAACTTCGTCGAAATCCGCCAGTTCGTCTGGTTCAAAATCCAAGCGAAGCTTCAACTCCAACACTTCTAGCAGCAACAAGACGAAGACCAGCGCCAATCAGAAAACCCTAGGCGTCTCTTGGGGCGCCAAttctctctcctccttccAGCGATCACCATTTTCCGATTTCGGAAG TTACATGGTGGAGACGAATAGTAAACTGCAGAATCAGTTTGAGACTGAAGCTTCGACTTCTTTGAGTTCCGAGAGGAGTGTTTTTTGTGGCGTTTCGATTTTCGTTGATGGTTTTACAGTGCCTTCTAGTCAg GAACTGAGGGCGTACATGTTGAACTATGGTGGGAGATATGAGAATTACTTTTCAAGGCGTCGCGTCACACATATCATCTGCAGTAATCTGCCTGACAGTAAGATAAAGAACCTGAG GTCTTTTAGTGGAGGGCTCCCAGTTGTGAAGCCTGACTGGATTGTGGATTCAGTGGCTGCTAACAAGCTCTTGAGTT GGGTTCCTTACCAACTTGAACAAGTTGCTTGTAACCCACCAATGTTGTCAGCCTTCTTTGCTCCAAAGATAATTCAGGACTCTGATGATGCTTTGAGAGATTCATCTGATCAAGTAATACTTGAAAGTGAGGATAATTCTCTGGTAGGAACCAGATTAGAAGATTGTAATGAGTCAGTATGTATATCCACTGAACACGGACGCGAAAGTTGCAGAGAATCTGATGATATGATATGTGAAAATGGCAATGGACATTTTGGTGAGAAGGCGTATGCCAGTGAAAAATATTCTGATGTAAAACTAGAAGAAGTGCCTAGTTCGGATGCAGAAGATAGTAACAGTAAACAAAATGAACTTAAATCTAGTACCTGCCTGCACTTAACTTCCGTTATCAGCAACTGCTTACCTAGATCGGAAAATATTGGGTCTCATTGAAGTCATTCAACCCTTGGGGATCCCAATTTTGTGGAAAATTATTTTAAG AGCTCCAGGCTGCACTTTATAGGAACATGGAGAAATTGGGACCGTAAGCGTTTCCCTAGTTCGTCTAAAGGCTTGGATGACACAGATTTTAACCGTTCTGCTCCCGATAGTTCTCTTAAGACTCCCATTATACATATTGACATG GACAGTTTTTTTGTGTCCGTGGTTGTCAGGCAATGTCCTGAACTTAAGGATAGACCTGTAGCTGTATGTCATTCTGATAATCCAAAGGGGACTGCTGGAATTTCATCTGCAAACTATCCTGCTCGAGATTATG GAGTGAGGGCTGGGATGTTTTTCAGAGATGCTAAGGCTCTTTGTCCACACCTTGTCATTCTTccttatgattttgaagcatATGAGGAG GTAGCTGATCAGTTCTACGACATTCTGCATAAGCACTGCAGAAAAGTACAAGTAT TAAGCTGTGATGAAGCATTCTTAGATGTCACATACTTGGAAGGGGTAGATACAGATATGTTAGCCTCAACTGTGAGACAAGAGATTTTTGAGACTACTGGATGCACTGCAAGTGCTGGCATAGGTGGAAATATGCTAATGGCTCACCTTGCAACAAGAACTGCCAAACCAGATGGTCAATGCAGCATTCCTCCTGAGAGG gtggatgattattTATCTGAACTTCCCATCAAGACGCTTCCAGGAATAGGACACGTTTTAGAGGAGAAATTGAAGCGAAATGTTTTGACATGTGGACAGATGCGTATGATTCCTAAGATGGCCTTTGTTCCT TCTTGTAATGAAGTTTTATGCACCATCGGGAACTTGAAGTTGGAGAGTTTTAAATGCCGGAATTCTATGTTTGATACTTTACGGT ATGTCAAGGAGATTCGAGGTATTGGTTTGCAAGTTTCCAAGCTTGAGAGTGTAGGTGCTTCAAAGCAAG GACTTGGGAAAAGCTCTTTGAAATCATGGCTCAAATCTGCCAAAGCAAATACAGAAGAACGATCCAATATTTACTCTGTAGATGATGG TCGCATATGTGGTGCAGATTGTGAGGATCGGGGTACCGATCAAAGTGTGGGCCCGCTATGTGAAAAGTCACTTGGTATTCGAACTGCAGTAGACAATCATCGGTCTAGTGGTGAAACTTCTGTGAACCAGGTTTCAGCACCGCCACCTTTATGTCATCTTGATTTAGAAGTTATTGAAAGTCTTCCACCAGACCTTTTTATAGAATTAAATGGGATCTATGCTGGCAAGTTGGTTGATT GTGctaaacataaacaagaattgGGTGCAATGTCATCACATGAACAAGTAGATG GTGCAAAAAAGGGGAGTGGGAGACA ATTCAATGATATGCGCCTAAGGGATGAAATTGGACCAGAACCCATG CATACAGTTGCAGAAAAACATG TGCCTTCTTTTGTGGGAGGGTTCTGTGATGTGGTAGTTTCAGTTTCAACATCAGAGCTTGGAAATACTGATGTGATGCCTGCATCCTTAAGTCAAGTAGATCCCTTGGTGTTGCAAGAATTACCTCAAGAACTGAGAGTTGACTTACTTGAGCAGCTTCCTGCGCACAGGAGATCTGACTTACCTTCAATTGCTGCCTCAGACCCTCTTGCAGGGATACCTGGAGAATCAATTGGTATGGGGGACAGAAACCATTCTACATCAGATGAACCTGCATTTAACAAGCTTTGGATTGGAAATCCTCCACGTTGGGTTGAAGAGTTCAAAGCCA AATGCATGATATTAAATGTTCTTGCCAAGATTTATGATAAATCAGGGTCAAGCGGAAACTTATCTGTAATTCTGCGCAGTACTATCATGGAATGTCATCATCCTCTAGATTCAAGTTCTGACAGTTGGATTCAAGCTGTATACAGCTTCTCTCAGCTTCTCAGGCAGTATG ATATTGAAGAGATCTATCTTTGTTTTCGGCTTCTTAGAag GTTTAAAACGAAGTCAAAATTTTTCTTGCAAGTATACAGCG TCTTTCCTTACCTTCAG GCATCTTTTACTGATAGCTATGGAGGAAACTTGCACATTTAG